Sequence from the Crassostrea angulata isolate pt1a10 chromosome 9, ASM2561291v2, whole genome shotgun sequence genome:
TTCCTGTTTTCGCTTAGGAATTTAGTAAAACTACCTGATGAATAGAGAGCTTGTCCATAGTCATTGTACTgtatactttgtttctcagtggAACCAGAATAACGCACAACTTTTGATGGTGTTTGCCAATCATCACTTTCCATAACCACCAGGATATCACCAGAATAAGTAATACAGACACCATGAGGTCTCCATCCCTGTAGTGTAATCACTGCCTGTATTTCTTTATTCTTCACCATGTTTACAGTTCTGTTTGTTTTATCTGTATAAACCAGATCTCCACTTCTTGTCACTGCTAAGTCCGCTGCAcagttccctgacttggtttggactgaCTTCAGTAGTCCTCTTTGGAGGTTGTACAGTTTCAAAATGTTGCTCTTACCCCGAATCCAGATGTCCTCATCACTCAGACAGGACACATTTTCAGCATATCTATAATCGGTGTTTATCTCTGTGATGATATGTGGCACATCAATAAGGGACCTCTCTGTTGGAGAGTGCTCAGTACTCGCAGAATCAATTGTGTAGTTgtgttcttctgttttaattgataattctgATAGAGAGCCAAAGTGTTTGTATATTTGGTGCTGATCAATTTTCTGGGGAGAAAAGCTTGGTAAAGTTACCGTCAGTTTAGGTGGCAATCTTCTGAGTTCTGCATTtctggatttgtaggcagatATAAGGCCCACGTCATCGGAATTTACTAATTTTCTCAGATCTGCAATTGTCTGTGTGATATCACACAGCATATGTTTGATGTCATTTTCATGCTTATTTAGGACAGTAAAATATTTGGAGTCCATTTCATCAAGATCAAGTTTTAGTTTCTTGACAATCAgatctatttctctgtgcattTCTTCTCCATGTCTGCTGATATCCGAGGCAATCTTCTGTGAAGATGTATAAAGGGTAGCTCTCTGAACCGGGATTTTTGATGCAATCTCTTGATATTTGGGAAAAATTAACTTCTCTAATTCTTGTAAATCTTTCTGTAAAACTGACTTCTGTTTTTGCAGTATTTTCACTATGTGGACAAATGTATGACCTTGATGTTTTGTGGAAGAAATGCACTGCGCACAGATTGGAATATCGCATTGTTCACAGTaattttcacatatttttgagGAATGATTTGGGCATTTAGTTGTAGATCCTCGCTTTTCAAACGGTACAATTTTGTGTTCTTTGGCAAACTCGGAAAGATGTTCTCCTACACATGCTTTACACAAATGAATATGGCAAATGTCGCAATACATAGGAGGAACCGGTGTCTCACAGAGAtcacaccgtaacacatcctgggcactaCGTGGGGGGACCATGGTCAAGTACCGTACCGGATATTTATTGAGAGTTCTGCAAAACAGaaatcataaattatcaaattaagatTTCAgaacattttacacaaaataacTGATACAACTACAGCAAAATCCAGTAAACTGAAAGTAGGACACAAATATTGTTAACGTTCTTGATTCTGACCTTTTTtgtagatcttttttttttacttgacgactgataaaactgataaaaattttaatgatattaaatatatttacaaatttcatACGTTTCATATCTTTCCCACCAATTCCTTCATCACAAACATGGCATTAAACCTCTAGTGTAACATGGCGACTGTCGAATTTATTCCTCGTCTATCGATACTATCACGTGTTCAAATTTTAATGCCAAGACTAGTGGTGGATCTATGGGAGCGctctatttttcttttattccaaCTATATCACACCTCTGATAGTCTATCCGATTTTTACACAAAACTTAAAGTTATTTGACTCTGAATTGTTCGCCTTTTTTCAACGTCCCATGGCAAGTATTTAACACCCTTTATTCTCTTCATTTAACCTAAGGATGTCCTTGATTATTCATTTACTTTCAGACAGTTTCTGTtgggattttattttttacatattttgttcgTTCATATAACATTTTACCATTATCCGGAGTGTTGATAGGTCTACCCCGCAATTTACACATTTCCCTTCATTGTTATCTGGGCTCATTCTTCGAATATATAAATGTGCGACACTTCTACATGTACGACTGAAGTAATTTACACTTAGTTGTGGATTAAATTGtcttaaaaatattcattttggaaaaataaatttcgaTTTCTCAATTCAATAAATTAACTCTCGAATCCTTGTAAGCTTGTTTAATGTGGCAGTTTAATGTTcataaatttgtacaaaaaaaattcaatctttCAGACGTTTCTCAGGATGCCTTATTTTCCCAAAATACAAATGtgaactagagcagagctcgtggcaaagccacgagtaggtcttcaattgttgctgcgagttgaaaatgtatgtgatatgttgtcaataatttataatgactaaactttcagttctgcttttgttataaaaatgtgttgtgattgaaagcctgtatataaaacgtgttttgaaaaagaaagaaagaaaatgttttaggaaaactatctgtcgaacacagtttatgtaatcgtttcaaacattctttaaaaaatgagatgtttaatggcaagttaaattttcagagggtagcaagcattgttacatgtactcatggTTCATGTGAGGAATTgtgttttttgggagttgattttaatcaactctcctatgcagttactctagcataccgaaactgaaactgtgtttgcacctaagcacaaatcatcgccgctgacaagacttagttcttgaaaataatgaagcattttttttaaaggaaacatatagtctcgttcaaccatcggctgtctccttacatctccggcaagtagagagtcagtctatatttagaggtcgcatcatcaagctatcaggtgacctggtatctcttacttgtcggagattaacggagacagccaagcatctggttgaacgagactagagttcattattggttggatccatacaatgtttgaaatatttggaataccaaaacatagtttgatgaaatcaattctattttaaaatattacacaacatgattcagaagaggttttctcgaaattctagtcggaaaagtcagagaattcatattataaaaaggtgaataattcaaatgcagattataaactacttgccaagcaaactagcatatcgttgattttaaaataaataatattcgataaaatcaactctcgtcagtacatcagtactttgattttaaaaccgaacccgcctacaaaacacgtaaccttttctcgaagataacttctttatttaaaaatatttttaattttttgaaaactatgtgcaagtttagaattgttgcgtgattacaaaatttacagaccctgcaACGTACCACTACACCAAAAAACGTCGGcttacgtgcgagaaacgtttcgtgtaaaccgtttagcgtttcgtgtgattgtgaagcgtttcgtgtaaaccgtttagcgtttcgggcaaagcgtgtaaatcgtttcgggcaaagcgtgcgagaaccgcgtgaaacattcatcagatttcattcggaactcactGACACTTCAATTCACTTTCgattgatgaaagggaatatatccaagatatcttcattgaacaattttcactcataaaatttcacaggaacgaaaacaattttcttacggagatttataatgggaaatgtttacatcttttctccattcggaagtactcgggatacctcgcgcaatttttaaacgttatcatccgggcttattaatggctgatgcaaatgcaaaatccccgtagactttcaatattgggatgtgtattgaaacctgaagcggtagagggggcgtttcaacacatataatctggacatttttcatataagtggatgaacgtagtttgagcacaaaggtatttactattattgaaatatcaagcaaaaagtggtggaagaaaaaactcgggacatagtatatcttataaatttatgaaactttgaagtgttttgaaattctttaaccagggaacaacgatgtctatatatagatcagtaataggatagggtaatgtcaaacatcgaagaTTGTaggaatatttaagaaactgtttttattacaagtgttaccgttaataattaaatcaaagtttgccgaatcttcctggaattaaacataggttgtaaatttactttgtataaaaactttcttcatggttactcagtgtgaaacattctttaccttagacgttttacttttccactaagcatccgccttcgttgcctttcctttacactacatctaaattcatcatgttcataagtgaTTATTCGTTcgcaatttaaaatatttaatgtccgtattctcggactccatgctaggaaatttagttgaatataagctacgtcattcttatccatgtgcatgttgtcgacggcgggcggccaaagaaattttcagCTTTACAGTTAtacaatataggatatacatgtaatttttacatacataccttaattaatttgtttgcaagtttataactaatgattattcctTTATCGGCACTACTTAtaatttactctctctctctctctctctctctctctctcttctttctctcattcaagtcacgagcggcaatgtctttactccgcccagctacgatctgattggacataGGTCAGTGAAAACATTAGGTAGAAACATTTCTGGAGTAAAcccctattaaacgcttcaatgtactttgctgtaacttaaacgatcatgttttgataagcataatatttttttttttatctatttacatcgataactcttactgagaccattcgactgtgtacaagcagcacacttaacctcggacatcgggtgtctcctgcacctggctgaacctgtcaatcaacctctgtgtatttgttttcattggatggtcaagcgtcttttttttttatcaatagccaatggaaaattaatgacttcaaggtaatcggaatcagtatttgatgaagcatacaattcaaatgacaaaaattttattaattatctgaaaattatttaaaccattgttaatggaaaacaaagagtcttataagtaattaacacacagggatttgcctacaatgtacacagtcatgcaattactagtaattattatgggaatctttacgcatAGTACTTAATTCGAACAGACTATAATAAGCTATACACTATACGCCGTTACACATGTAcgaagcgccggtaatatatacgaatattgagtcaaaaatttaaatcatttttatttcttgttcttttcaatacaatgtgaaagtactttcagaaaaaattccgaaatactaatctcaactttcttttttgtgtaatcatttgaattttttctgggttcatgtatatatatatacagaacaTACTTTTTTAcgcgcgaatgatacgacataggaaaaaaataatcggttgttcgtagaacatttttatcttacgaatgtgactaatttaattttaaatatttttcaacattatcaatgtaaataatatcaggtgtatttacagtttgtgtttttacatcgtaaactctgaaaccaataaaaatactaatgttagcagaaaaatcaaatccctccgaatactgaaaaaccgatttcaattAGCAATCatacagattttatttttggtattgactattgagttacggtaactttttttctggatgattttttttatctattattttatgtaaaagcaccattccaacagttactcaattatatagcaattgatgacctggggctatatatgttccgAGCTGTGTGTGCTGAAGcaacacaagattctcggtcgcatgtGGCGTTTGAatttacacagactgaccgaataaacaaacgggtgggaaagtgaaacaaaatgttacacatgagaagaagccaccaaaaatgattttcgatagatcttgatatcgttttgacaattaaaaaagtccagcgcgagctcctgtcagcggggcgggagggggcagcaatgagttcgcttctacaAAGAAACGAACGACCATGTTGGAAAACTACaggaagtgattaatatgtgaccgatagaatctaatctaaagttgtttaaaattcatgtgaatttttttttataaaaatcaccGAATGCCTCAATTGAGGACattttttatcgtgctagcacctactgcaaacatgttacatggaactttgattataatttgatttttaaactaccttgtatgctatctataaatcaatgcttaactgtacaagtttaatgaatttatcttttcatcttaaacgaatataatagttgaaaacataataaaatatagttgtgtccgtgcaaaatatgaaacatgaacgcgcgataaggtacatgtagaagaacacgaaccgaccccggattacttgtccactcgcgccggttctcctcagccatgtgcgagggatgatcatcatttaaaagtttactatttgtgtgtgtgtgtgtgtggggggggggggttgatttaaaacattatttgtgcagtttctaaaatattttacataaacaaacaaacaattaatTTATGTCTTACATGTACGATGTTTATGAAttggagtaatatcgctcattaatattcatttacactcaagtgttcaattgaataaatacaagatggacaaacttttataggattaaataaaaacagttcatgtttttacggctatatttactcaaacacgttcatatgcatgtaagtgtgcgtcgcggtgtgaGAATCTTATGTATTAAATACCCGCTtaattaccgctaggtagtgcagccgtggctgatctcatcggccgttggcgaaggatatattacgtaaaggtacatgtacaacgcaCAGATAGGCACAgttcagaacccaggaagatttgaaaagtttgcagtataatgaccatactctatcaaatagaagttatttattttaaacttaaaacccacaattgatctgtgtctattattgctttagattgagaatgacattgcttttattaattaactgaacgatttcttaattgacacccgatcgtttaatccataaaaaaattatgtgtaatcaaaacgaaaccaattatcgagttcgcggctaaataaactcatacatgtatatgagagagCAATGTCAAAGCgtaaatttttgtataaaggagtAACTATTGAAAACGTAAAATCATTTTGCTATTTGGGTATTGTTTTATCAAGAAGTGGAAAATTTAATAATGCTAAAAAGCATTTAGTAGAACAAGCGTCAAAGGCATTGTATGGTGTTTTACGTAAAATACGTTATTTTAGCCTACCAATTAATTGTCAGTTAGACCTATTTGACAAGGTTATTAACCCAATTTTACTTTACTCGTGCGAAGTGTGGGGTTACgaaaatttagatattattgaaaaggtacatttaaaatttttgaaatttattcttaatCTTAAATCTAGTACTCCAAATTGTATGGTGTATAGAGAAACTGGAAGGTATCCATTGTCactttttgttaaaattaaaatgataatgtactgGGCAAAAGTTTTGACAGCCCACAATTGTAAACTCACTAATGTaatctattgttatttttatagatgAAACAAAAATGGAACTTTTATACATCCATGGATACAATGTATACATGATATACTCAACTCGTGCGGGTTGTCATATAtatgggaaaatcaaacaatatgtaGTTATAACTGGCTTAAGTCAATagttaaagaaatattacaaaatcaatttgtacaAGATTGGAGACGTATTGTAGATAACTCaccaaaatgtattaattatagaatttttaaaacaaatctcaatTTAGAAAAGTACTTGTTGATTTTACCTACAGATCTACGGATCACGTTTACAAAATTACGAACATGTAATCATCGATTCCCCATTGAAACAGGTAGATGGCAttatattgaaaaacatttaagaaaatgtacaatgtgtgaTTCTAATAGattggggatgaatttcattatattttagaatgtacatattttgtaaacgacagaaaaatgtttttacccaagagatattatgaaaacccaaatattataaaatttaacgacctcatgaatacttttaatgtagaaaaacttaaaaacttgtcaatatttgttaagaaaattttcaaagtctgttcttccagaaaccaactttaacaacctattgtattgtgattttaacctttttttgtcattattacttctactgtacatgtgatccttgactgtattcgtgtacatttgtatatactgattttgaacctcaaataccagtgaactggtcttgagcgaataaagaattgagagacacagctctcgtgtattagataaccgctgaccgctacagccgcgagcatggtgaccgaatttctcggccgcgggcgaaggagagcttacgtaatggtacacacacacacagctctgattcaaggtagattttaaatgcatagagttaataaataaaatgtaatgcatagagtttttaatgccatattttgtggttaaatagaaaaga
This genomic interval carries:
- the LOC128163800 gene encoding tripartite motif-containing protein 2-like, whose translation is MVPPRSAQDVLRCDLCETPVPPMYCDICHIHLCKACVGEHLSEFAKEHKIVPFEKRGSTTKCPNHSSKICENYCEQCDIPICAQCISSTKHQGHTFVHIVKILQKQKSVLQKDLQELEKLIFPKYQEIASKIPVQRATLYTSSQKIASDISRHGEEMHREIDLIVKKLKLDLDEMDSKYFTVLNKHENDIKHMLCDITQTIADLRKLVNSDDVGLISAYKSRNAELRRLPPKLTVTLPSFSPQKIDQHQIYKHFGSLSELSIKTEEHNYTIDSASTEHSPTERSLIDVPHIITEINTDYRYAENVSCLSDEDIWIRGKSNILKLYNLQRGLLKSVQTKSGNCAADLAVTRSGDLVYTDKTNRTVNMVKNKEIQAVITLQGWRPHGVCITYSGDILVVMESDDWQTPSKVVRYSGSTEKQSIQYNDYGQALYSSGSFTKFLSENRNLDICVSDYKERAVVVVNQAGKFRFTYTGLPSSTEKPFDPYSITTDSQSNILIADLNNHGIHIIDKDGQFLRFIDNCHLEKPFGLCVDTRDNLIVVDSRAYKVKKIQYYK